The following nucleotide sequence is from Acidobacteriota bacterium.
CTGGTGTGCCATGCCACTGGAGGCGAAGAGCCGCAGAAGGCGCTGGAAAAGGCGGGAGCGCGGGCCGTGGCGCTGCCGGAAGCCGGCGGCGGACGCGTGGACCTGGAAGCTGTCCTGCGCATGCTGGGGCAGGAACAGATCACGTCGGTGCTGCTCGAGGCGGGAGCGCAGCTCAATGGCGCCATGCTGGCAGGCGGTTGGGTCGATAAGCTGATTCTTTTTAAGGCGCCGGTATTGCTGGGCGATCGCGGTGTGCCGTTGGCCTGTGGGTTCGCGGAGCTCGAGCGCGGCGTGACTGGAGCACTGTCGAGTGAGAGCGTGGGTCCGGATCTCATGATCGAAGTCTATCTGGCAGACTAGAACCATGTTTACTGGGATTGTGAAGGCGATAGGGAAGGTGGAGAAGCTGGCGCGCAAGGGGGCGGGGGCGCGGATGGAGATTGGGGCGCCAACCGCGATGCTGAAGCGGATGCGGCGGGGAGACAGCATTGCTGTCAATGGGTGTTGCTTGACGATGGTTGCCCAGCATGCGGGGCGATTTACCGCCGACTTGAGCGAAGAGACGCTGGCGAAGACGGCGCTGGGCGGCTACAGCTCAGGGACGCGGGTGAATCTGGAGCTGCCGCTGCGGATGGGAGATCCGCTGGGCGGGCACATGATGCAGGGGCATGTGGAGGGGACGGGGAAGCTGCTCGGGATCAAAAAGCTTGCGGGCGACGGTGGGTGGTGGATGCGGGTTGGCATCCCGGCGGAACTGCGGCCGCTGCTGGTGCCGAAGGGGTCGATTGCGGTGGACGGGATCAGCCTGACGGTGGCGGCGCTTACGGGCAACGAGGCCGGATTTGCGATCATCCCGCATACCTGGCAGCACACGAATCTGCGCTGGCTGAAGGCGGGAGCGACGATGAACTTGGAAACCGATCCGATTGCGCGGCATGTGGAGCAGTTGCTGGCCGCGCGAGCGGCGCGAAGTGGGCTTAGTGAACGTGCGCTGCGGGCGCAGGGATTTTAGACAGCGCGGCGGGATTGGTGAGCAGGATGTGCATCAACTTTTTCTGCTCGGGCGTGAGCGGCGTGTTGGGCGAGAGGGCACGCAGGCTGGTGGATTCGCTGGCAAGGCGAGGCTGCTGGCGGGCAAATACATCCGCGCGGTACCAGCTTAGGGCCAGCAGGATGAGCAGCGCCAGAGCGATGGCGGCCCAGGCGGGCGCGGGCAGCGAGAGGAAGCGGCTGGCGGGGCGAGGAGAGTCGGCGCTGTGGGCCATCCAGGTTGCGACGGCGCCGGGCGCGGGTTCGACGCGACTGTAATCGGCGAGAACACCGTCCACGAACTGGTCAAGATCGCGCGGCAACGTTGGCCTCCCCCAGTTTCGCGGCGAGTTTCTCGCGCAGCAGGCGGCGGGCGCGCAGGCAGCGGGTGCGCACCGAAGCCTCAGGAATTTTGAGCATGCGGCCGATTTCGCGGGCCGAGAGCTCTTCGACGGTGGACAGGATGAGGGGCTCGCGCAGCTTGGCGGGCAAGTGCTGGATCAACTGGTGGGTGAGGCGGCGAAGCTGATGATCGGCGGCGAGCTCGTCGGCGGCGATGCCGGTGGCGGCGAGCTGGAGCGGCGATTCGTCGTCGTCAAGCGAGACGGTGTGTACGCGGGAGCGGTGGGCTTTGGCGACGCGCCACGCAATGCGGGCGAGCCAGGCCTCGGGGCTCTCGACGTAGGCAAGGCGATGGCGGTATTTCCAGGCGCGCTGCAGAGTTTCCTGCACCGCGTCCTCGGCGTCATGGTGGTTGCGCAGCGCGGCGAAAGCGATGCGGTAGAGGGTGCGCGCGTGCGCCCAGACGACCGCCTCCCAATGCCTTTGCTCGTCCGTAGGCATGGCTGCAGCCCACGGAGCTACTGTTGTCGCCACCTGTGCCTCACCAGATAAAGAGCGGGCTGGGCGGCGTTCGTTCACGAATTTATTGATGCGGCGTGCCGGGTTTGGCGGGGGCGGGCTTGGCCGGGCCAAAGTAGCTGTTGCTGATGATCACATGGGCCTTGGCGGCGATGGAATCGATGGCATTCTCGACATTTTGAGTCGAAAGGTTCTGTTCGATTTCCGGCTGCGCCTGAGCGAAGGGCTGGGTGGAGCGGGACTCGACCTGGACAATGTGGTAGCCAAAACGGGTGTGGATGGGATCGCTGATGGCGCCCACGGCGAGCTTTTTGACCGCGGTTTCGAACTCGGGAACGGTCTGGCCGGGAGAGATTTCGCCCAGTTCCCCGCCCTTAACTTTGGAACCGGGATCGTCAGAATTTTGCTTGGCGAGCGTGGCAAAGTCGGCGCCCGCCTTAAGTTGGGCGTCGATTTTTTGGGCCTTGGCGAGCGCCTGAGCTGGGGTAAGCTTGCTGCCGGCGCCAGGGGTTTCGGTATCGGTAATCAGGATGTGGCGGAGCTTGGTTTGCTGGAACTCGGAGGCGTGGGCGGTGTAGTAGGCCTGCTCCTGCGCGGCCGTGGGTTTGGCTTCGGTTTGGAGCTTGTCCACCATGGCCTTGGCGAGGGCATTGTCGCGCGCCAGCATCATCTGGGCCTTGAAGGCAGGCTGCTGGTCGAGGCCGCGCTGGCGGGCGGCATCCACGAGGGCGAGCATTTTGCCCAGCTCGTCGGCAACCGCACGCTTGTTGGCAGACATAGCGGCGCGGTTTTGAGGCGGGGCGGAATCGATGAGTGCCTGGAACTGGCTGGCGCGGATATGCTCCGGACCGGCCGCGATGACGATCGGATCAGTGCTGTGGGCGGCCGGTTTGGGGGTGGATTGAGCGCACAGGCCAGCGGCGAGAGCCAGCACGAGCCCGGCGGAAAGCGGAGCAAGTTTCTGCATGCCTTGATTACATCACAGATTTGACCCCTCGATTGTGTAGTGGCTGAGGTACAATGGCGCGGATCATACACCCGCGGGGCAGGGTTGGATGCAAGCCAGGAACGAAAGCGAATCGCTCGAGGAGCTGTTGTCGCGCTGCGCCGGAGCGCCGCAGGAAGACGACTGGGCGGCGCTGGCGCAACGTACGCGGAAGGAACTGGCGGCAGTCTGCGGGCGCGTAGCGCGGCGGTGGGGCAACCGGGACCTCAGTGTGGCCGAAGATATGGTGCAGGAGGTCTATGCGCGGCTGGTGGCGACGCCGGCGCTGAGCCGGTTTGAAGCGCGCGGGGAAGGCTCGGGGCTACGGTATCTAAAGGCGATTGCGGCCGCGGTGACGCATGACCATTTTCGCGGGATTGCGGCCCAGAAGCGCGGCGGGGGCGTGGAGGAATTGCCGTTGTACGACTGGGCCGAGCCGGCGGCGAGCGGCAACGGAGGGGCGGAACAGCAGCTCTTGTTGAGCGAGGTCGAGAGCGCGTTGCAGCGGCTGAGCCGCGTCGGGGGGGTGGACCGCAACCTATTGATTTTTCAACTTCATTACCGGCTGGGGATGACGGCACAGGCGATTGCGTCGATACCGGCGCTGGAGTTGAGCGCCAAAGGGGTAGAAAGCGCGCTGGGGCGGATGATACGGCTGATCCAGGGAGAGGTGCTGAAGCCGAAGGCTGTGGGAGCAGGAGCGAAATGAGGGCGCAAAGGATAGCGGGGATGGATTGCGATAGAGAAGGAAGAGGCGCCGGATGCCGGTAGGTAGCAAGGCACAACTTGGCCGTCTGCTACGGCGACCTGGCGCCGGGACCGGGGGACTGCATGCGCCCCAACATGCATGTCCTCCGGCAGAAGATTGGTATGAGGTCGCGGCCGGGAGTCAGCCGCCCAACGAGGCGCGGCGCGCGCTGGCGCACGCGGCGGAGTGCCGGGCATGCGGCGCGCGGCTGCGGGCGGCGATTGAGGATTTGGGGATCGAGCCGGCAGAGGCGCGGGAGAAGCGCGGCTGGGGCTTGAAGGTGGCGCCGTGGGCGGTCGCGGCCATTGTGATCCTTAGTGCGGCGCTGCTCTATAGCGTTTACCAGCGGCGGCATGCCCCGGCGGTGCTGCTGGCCGACGCCTATAGCGCCAACCGAACGCTGGCATGGCGGCTGCCGGGCGCGGCGTATGCGCCGCTGACAACCACACGCGGGAACCAGGGCGAGGCGCCGGCGGCGCTGCTGGAAGCGGAAGATCGAATTGCGCACGCGCTGGAGCGCGAGCCGGCGAGCACGAAATGGCTGGAGCTGGAAGCGAGAGCCGATCTGCTGCGGTTTGCCTACAGCGAAGCGCTGCAGCATGCGCAAGCGGTGCTGAAAACGCAACCCCATGCGCTGGACGCGCTGAGCGACGAAGCAGGGGCTTATTTCGAACGAGCGGAGGCGGAGGGCAACGGCTCCGATTACGACGCCGCGCTGGAGGTGCTGGGACAAGCGCTGGCGCAGGCGCCAGACGATCGCGTCGCGCGCTTCAACCGGGCGCTGACGGCGGAGCGGCTGCGGCTGTACTCGCTGGCGGTGAGCGACTGGCGCGCGTATTTGCGGGTGGAGAGCACCGGAGCGTGGGCGGAGGCGGCACGGCAGCATTTACAAAAGGACGAGGCGTTACTGGCGACGCATGACAAGACGGAGATGCGTCCGCTGTTGCCGCCGAGGCAGTTTGTCGAGGCGGCAGCGCGGGGCAGCCCGGCACTGACGGGCCAGGATGAAGCCTATCTGCGGCAGGCGCTGGAGCAATGGCTGCCAGATGCATTTTCTGGAACCGGCGCCGCCCGCGGGCCGGCACGTGCCGCGGTGCAAGCGCTGGCGGCGCGATTGCAGCAGCGGCATGGGGACCGGTGGCTGGAGGAGCTGCTGGTAACCGCAGGCGCGAGAGCAGGGCCGGAGTTCGGAGCCGGCGTGGCGGAGCTGGGGCGAGCGGAGACGGCGAATGATTCCGGTAAACCCGGAGAAGCGGCGGCGGCAGCGCAAGCGGCGCGCCGCGATTTTTTATCTCCTGAGGGGTATTCGTTGCCCGGATACTGGCAAGCGGAATTGGAGTGGGTTTACGCGCAGGCACGGGAGGAACATGCGGCGGCGTGCCTCCAGCAATCCGGCGCCGTAATTTCAACGAGCGCGC
It contains:
- a CDS encoding riboflavin synthase, whose amino-acid sequence is MFTGIVKAIGKVEKLARKGAGARMEIGAPTAMLKRMRRGDSIAVNGCCLTMVAQHAGRFTADLSEETLAKTALGGYSSGTRVNLELPLRMGDPLGGHMMQGHVEGTGKLLGIKKLAGDGGWWMRVGIPAELRPLLVPKGSIAVDGISLTVAALTGNEAGFAIIPHTWQHTNLRWLKAGATMNLETDPIARHVEQLLAARAARSGLSERALRAQGF
- a CDS encoding RNA polymerase sigma factor, which codes for MPTDEQRHWEAVVWAHARTLYRIAFAALRNHHDAEDAVQETLQRAWKYRHRLAYVESPEAWLARIAWRVAKAHRSRVHTVSLDDDESPLQLAATGIAADELAADHQLRRLTHQLIQHLPAKLREPLILSTVEELSAREIGRMLKIPEASVRTRCLRARRLLREKLAAKLGEANVAARS
- a CDS encoding sigma-70 family RNA polymerase sigma factor; the encoded protein is MQARNESESLEELLSRCAGAPQEDDWAALAQRTRKELAAVCGRVARRWGNRDLSVAEDMVQEVYARLVATPALSRFEARGEGSGLRYLKAIAAAVTHDHFRGIAAQKRGGGVEELPLYDWAEPAASGNGGAEQQLLLSEVESALQRLSRVGGVDRNLLIFQLHYRLGMTAQAIASIPALELSAKGVESALGRMIRLIQGEVLKPKAVGAGAK